A region of Paenibacillus sp. 37 DNA encodes the following proteins:
- a CDS encoding LysR family transcriptional regulator gives MNISQLQYLLSAAQWGSFTKAASVHHLTVPTISQSIKQLEEEMDTVIFYRTKKGVVPTAEGELILQHVAAVLKNIEHMQSALLSFKEESSVCITISTIPGFVPQVVQTMLELMNTYPTLKVQMIEGDTLTVMKHVQEGYAHMGLLSYNKSQRDNLFEWVPIVEGNAVLIINNRSSLRFFKTISPEDLHNEVFVLYKDEHIENIAHTLMSTNLTNRIALITNNIDALCQMIVYGNAITIAPDFILNALSSTYREQFVTVPLQQFSSEKAILGRITRTDEPLSNMVEEFTTKLANLVQNPKGSSLDHP, from the coding sequence ATGAATATTTCACAGTTGCAATATTTATTATCTGCTGCACAGTGGGGTTCATTCACGAAGGCCGCGAGCGTGCATCATCTCACCGTGCCAACGATTAGTCAGTCCATCAAACAATTGGAAGAAGAGATGGATACCGTTATTTTTTACCGTACCAAAAAAGGAGTCGTACCAACAGCAGAAGGAGAGCTTATTCTGCAGCATGTGGCAGCCGTCCTCAAAAATATTGAACACATGCAGAGTGCATTGCTCAGTTTCAAGGAAGAATCCTCAGTGTGCATCACGATTTCCACCATTCCTGGATTTGTTCCTCAAGTGGTGCAGACCATGTTGGAACTGATGAATACATATCCCACACTCAAAGTTCAGATGATCGAAGGAGATACACTAACGGTGATGAAACATGTTCAAGAGGGTTATGCGCACATGGGATTACTCTCATATAATAAAAGCCAACGCGACAACTTGTTCGAATGGGTTCCTATCGTTGAAGGCAACGCAGTGTTGATCATAAACAACCGGTCGTCATTACGCTTTTTCAAAACAATTTCACCTGAAGACTTGCATAATGAAGTATTTGTTTTATACAAAGACGAACATATTGAAAATATCGCTCATACGTTAATGTCCACTAATCTTACCAACCGTATCGCCTTGATCACGAATAACATCGATGCATTGTGCCAAATGATTGTTTACGGCAATGCTATAACGATTGCTCCAGATTTTATATTAAATGCGTTGTCTTCCACCTATCGTGAACAATTCGTAACAGTTCCTTTACAACAATTCAGCTCTGAGAAAGCCATCTTGGGGAGAATCACACGAACAGATGAACCGCTTTCTAACATGGTCGAAGAATTTACAACCAAGCTGGCTAACCTCGTGCAAAACCCAAAAGGCTCTTCGTTGGATCACCCGTAG
- a CDS encoding ABC transporter permease, with protein MLLPAVILTFIFAYIPMGGLVIAFQDYKPWLGFAKSSWIGLEHFQFLFSMPENVQVIWNTLIIAGLKLIGGLIAPLIFALLLNEVRKETFKKSIQTFVYLPHFLSWVILGGILLDMLATKGMINQFLGAVFGLEPIFFLGDGTWFRIVVVTSDIWKEFGFGAIIFLASLAGINPALYEAAEVDGASRWQQTWSITIPALIPIMIVVGTLSLGNILNGGFDQIFNLYNPLVYDKGDIIDTFVYRVGLIDGKFGFSAAVGLFKSVVGFVLIVIAYRAAYKFANYRIF; from the coding sequence ATGTTATTGCCAGCAGTTATTTTGACGTTCATATTTGCGTACATACCGATGGGCGGATTGGTCATTGCTTTTCAGGATTATAAGCCCTGGCTCGGGTTTGCAAAGTCTTCCTGGATCGGACTGGAGCATTTCCAATTCCTGTTCAGTATGCCGGAGAATGTGCAGGTGATCTGGAACACCCTGATTATTGCAGGTTTGAAACTGATTGGAGGTCTGATTGCACCGCTGATCTTTGCCTTACTCCTTAACGAAGTACGAAAGGAAACCTTCAAGAAGAGTATACAAACGTTCGTTTATCTGCCGCACTTTCTGTCATGGGTCATACTAGGCGGAATTTTGCTGGACATGCTTGCAACAAAAGGTATGATCAATCAGTTTCTTGGGGCGGTGTTTGGTCTTGAACCGATCTTTTTCCTTGGGGATGGCACTTGGTTTAGAATCGTCGTTGTTACAAGTGATATCTGGAAGGAATTCGGGTTTGGTGCCATTATCTTTCTTGCCTCGCTGGCAGGCATTAATCCAGCACTGTACGAGGCAGCTGAGGTGGACGGAGCAAGTCGCTGGCAGCAGACCTGGTCCATTACGATTCCGGCTCTCATTCCCATCATGATTGTTGTAGGAACGTTGTCCCTCGGGAATATCCTGAACGGAGGATTCGATCAGATTTTCAATCTGTATAATCCGCTCGTTTACGATAAGGGAGATATCATCGACACCTTTGTTTATCGGGTAGGTCTCATCGATGGTAAGTTTGGATTCTCGGCTGCAGTCGGACTTTTCAAATCGGTGGTTGGATTCGTGCTGATCGTGATCGCATACCGTGCAGCGTATAAATTTGCGAACTACCGTATTTTCTAG
- a CDS encoding response regulator: MHQILLVDDESYVIDDLEISFPWDEYRIERIHKAYSGMQALSILDEQTVDIVITDISMPVMNGLELIRQIKAAKPNLPCILLTGYAEFEYAKEATRHGVVEYLLKPLDVEKLAACLEKTVLSIEEQIRRALSYEQAMNSFREHLPSLKDRLLNQLIEGNRYAEDALNDKLAHYHLPFHAEDEVQLVLVRLEEHFTRHTTSSLQLFEYAVTNIACELYNTAFHTWHCRDHYDYLVFLLKLSHSKQLPEQDQLEDQLEDQLEDQNQGLTHISLQLHHNVNEYLKGGISVILSQKGKLQHDIRDMYEQAQSALKKQVGNGTGYFLSLQESYRPVSIRSLHILYEPPTFNHLLETGQWEVFKERLHRIEAGYSTLPEQTVEHLDEIQIILLSAFHYIAHKNHALLSDLVGNEWVPRMPFRSVSQLTDWAENMLDRLRTKLEEQSLDEQHDVIHQIKTFVSIHLHSLSLQSIADHVSLHPVYVSKLFKQLQGISLSEYILSVKMDLALYLLNHSQDKVYEISDKLGYANSQYFIKVFRDNFGMTPQDYREQ, translated from the coding sequence ATGCATCAGATTCTGTTGGTTGACGATGAATCCTATGTGATTGACGATCTTGAGATCTCATTTCCATGGGATGAATATCGGATCGAGCGTATTCACAAAGCATATTCCGGAATGCAGGCTTTATCCATTCTGGATGAACAGACCGTAGATATCGTGATTACCGATATTTCAATGCCGGTGATGAACGGACTTGAGCTGATTCGGCAGATCAAGGCGGCTAAACCCAACCTGCCCTGTATTTTGCTCACCGGTTATGCCGAGTTCGAGTATGCGAAAGAAGCGACCAGACACGGGGTTGTTGAGTATTTGCTAAAACCGCTTGATGTCGAAAAACTGGCGGCATGTCTGGAAAAGACGGTGCTGTCCATTGAGGAACAAATCCGCAGAGCCTTGTCCTATGAACAGGCGATGAACTCGTTTCGCGAGCACCTGCCTTCGTTGAAGGACAGGCTGCTGAATCAGTTGATTGAAGGTAATCGTTATGCAGAAGATGCTTTGAACGACAAGTTGGCACACTATCATCTGCCCTTCCATGCCGAAGATGAAGTTCAACTCGTTCTGGTACGCCTGGAAGAACATTTTACCAGGCATACAACGAGCAGCTTGCAGTTGTTTGAGTATGCCGTGACCAACATCGCATGTGAGTTATACAACACAGCTTTTCATACCTGGCATTGTCGTGATCATTACGATTATCTGGTTTTCTTGTTAAAGTTAAGTCACAGTAAGCAATTGCCGGAGCAGGATCAGCTGGAGGATCAGCTGGAGGATCAGCTGGAGGATCAGAATCAGGGTCTCACGCATATCTCCCTACAGCTGCATCATAATGTCAATGAATATCTGAAAGGTGGCATTTCCGTCATCCTGAGCCAGAAGGGTAAACTCCAGCATGATATCCGGGACATGTATGAGCAAGCCCAGTCCGCTCTGAAAAAGCAGGTAGGTAACGGTACAGGGTACTTCCTTTCCCTTCAGGAAAGCTATCGTCCTGTGTCCATTCGTTCCTTGCATATATTATATGAACCACCAACCTTCAATCATTTGCTTGAAACGGGACAATGGGAAGTATTCAAAGAACGTCTGCACCGAATTGAGGCTGGGTATAGCACGCTGCCTGAACAAACTGTAGAACATCTGGATGAGATTCAGATTATATTGTTATCGGCTTTTCATTACATTGCCCACAAAAATCATGCGCTGTTATCCGATTTGGTCGGAAACGAATGGGTTCCGCGTATGCCTTTTCGGTCTGTATCCCAACTTACAGATTGGGCTGAAAACATGCTTGATCGGCTGCGAACGAAGCTGGAAGAACAGTCTTTAGATGAGCAACATGATGTCATACATCAGATCAAGACGTTTGTTTCCATCCATCTGCACTCCCTCAGTCTCCAATCGATCGCAGATCATGTATCCTTGCATCCGGTTTATGTCTCCAAACTGTTTAAACAATTACAAGGCATCAGCTTGAGTGAGTACATTCTAAGTGTCAAAATGGATCTTGCCCTCTACCTGCTTAATCATTCGCAGGATAAGGTATATGAGATTTCCGATAAACTGGGCTACGCCAACTCCCAATACTTCATCAAGGTGTTTCGCGATAATTTCGGTATGACGCCTCAGGATTACCGTGAGCAATAA
- a CDS encoding carbohydrate ABC transporter permease, giving the protein MYHKTKPYKVFTVFNYTFLILLSLLCIIPLIHILAVSFSGKAAANANLVGLFPVEFTLDAYEKTLANENFLRSLWIAIQRTVLGTILSMVIVTLAAYPLSRESRSFKRRNIYTWYFVFTMLFSGGLIPFYILIQKLNLLNTMWVLILPGAVSVWNMILLLNFFRNVPKELEEAAFIDGAGYFRTLISVFLPVSMPAIATLSLFSMVGHWNAWFDGLIFLTDHEKYPLATFLQTIIVQQDFSKVSVRPEDLENISQRTIKAAQIFIGMAPILVVYPLLQRFFVKGIVLGAVKE; this is encoded by the coding sequence ATGTATCATAAAACCAAGCCGTACAAAGTATTCACCGTGTTTAACTATACGTTCTTAATTTTATTATCACTACTCTGTATAATCCCGTTGATTCACATTCTCGCAGTCTCCTTCAGCGGTAAAGCAGCTGCCAATGCGAATCTGGTTGGACTCTTTCCGGTGGAATTTACACTTGATGCTTATGAGAAAACATTGGCCAATGAGAACTTCCTTCGTTCCCTATGGATTGCAATACAGCGAACCGTGCTGGGTACAATCCTGAGTATGGTTATTGTCACGCTGGCGGCCTACCCTTTATCCCGGGAGAGTCGCAGCTTCAAACGACGTAACATCTACACCTGGTATTTTGTATTTACGATGCTGTTCAGCGGAGGATTAATTCCATTCTACATTCTTATCCAGAAACTCAATTTACTCAACACGATGTGGGTGCTTATCCTTCCTGGAGCGGTATCTGTCTGGAACATGATTCTTTTATTGAATTTCTTCCGCAACGTTCCCAAAGAGCTGGAGGAGGCTGCCTTCATCGATGGTGCGGGTTACTTTCGAACATTGATCTCTGTCTTTTTGCCCGTGTCGATGCCAGCCATCGCTACACTATCCCTGTTCTCCATGGTAGGACACTGGAACGCCTGGTTCGATGGGTTGATTTTCCTGACGGATCACGAAAAGTATCCTTTAGCCACCTTCCTCCAGACGATCATCGTACAGCAGGACTTCAGTAAAGTTTCCGTGCGACCTGAAGACTTGGAGAACATCTCACAACGGACGATCAAGGCAGCTCAGATATTCATTGGCATGGCACCGATTTTGGTTGTATACCCCTTACTGCAACGCTTTTTTGTTAAAGGGATTGTACTTGGTGCTGTTAAAGAGTAA
- a CDS encoding carbohydrate binding domain-containing protein gives MITFCFFEDGTLQGWTARIGTKNLTVTEKEAHEGKSSILVANRERSYHGPMFSMKELLQLPKAGIRSTAYRSLKRNGILGIRSLEHSSTAMTLLS, from the coding sequence ATGATAACATTTTGTTTTTTTGAAGATGGTACACTTCAGGGATGGACTGCACGGATTGGTACGAAAAACCTCACAGTAACAGAAAAGGAAGCACATGAAGGGAAGTCAAGCATCTTAGTTGCCAACCGTGAACGCTCCTATCATGGACCCATGTTCTCGATGAAAGAGCTGCTTCAGCTGCCGAAAGCTGGAATTCGATCGACAGCTTACAGATCCTTAAAGCGCAATGGAATACTTGGCATAAGGTCACTGGAACATTCCAGTACAGCGATGACCCTGCTGAGCTGA
- a CDS encoding sensor histidine kinase, with amino-acid sequence MLKEKCPTENGSIFSKLALGLVLMFMLIVLIFWWIYRLNVEDIQRELEKNKLGEVRFMSSQLSNQFEQVLMNALTLSEDQSVRGYTYVLHYGNDFAKYKAKLELIEKLALNSASTSWNNTIILYYPDQKDTVSSDPQFSFLSFSMSKDPLDQWILHMNKDGTGYYSHLTKGHRGPMYIEIRISLDVLQKMMSDYTSGTPMLYDSHFKTAIRGSGSLGLAQADAQVVPQLRNDRGFFEISFQDRNYFITYMKASILDLYFIDYHPTNQLQQSISRNNTLFVLALVALLLLSLLYILALRNQIQQPIIRLRKAIDRFDRGDFSSRVDETQIMEFKILGRSFNRMAENTQTLIEQVLIGELSVKEARLKQYQAQINPHFLYNCLNYIQSKSSVKDYESVTAMTLELASYCRYIHRIEDMDSTLGEELRFVNHYMSIIHMRKKTITFDIDVPKELLSVRIPRMILQPLVENGVKHGIEPSMGSGKITIRAEQDHEVIRIIVADNGVGMPEERLSLICKHMNELTRPEEQIGTGVRNVNQRIRLTYGKRSGFSVQSSLYEGTLCIITIHKEDIADASDSVG; translated from the coding sequence ATGTTGAAGGAAAAGTGTCCCACAGAGAACGGCTCTATTTTTTCAAAGCTGGCACTCGGTCTAGTTTTGATGTTTATGCTGATTGTACTGATCTTCTGGTGGATCTATCGATTAAATGTGGAAGATATTCAACGAGAGTTAGAAAAGAATAAATTGGGCGAAGTGCGATTCATGTCCTCCCAGCTATCGAATCAATTTGAGCAGGTATTAATGAATGCGCTAACATTATCAGAGGATCAATCCGTCAGAGGTTATACATATGTTCTTCATTACGGAAATGATTTTGCTAAATACAAGGCCAAGCTGGAGCTCATTGAGAAGCTGGCATTAAACAGTGCTTCCACCTCATGGAACAATACCATTATTTTGTATTATCCGGATCAAAAGGACACGGTATCTTCTGATCCCCAGTTTTCATTTCTATCATTCTCCATGTCCAAAGATCCGCTCGATCAATGGATATTACATATGAACAAGGATGGTACAGGTTATTATTCACATCTCACCAAGGGACATCGAGGGCCGATGTATATCGAGATCAGGATCTCATTAGATGTTTTGCAGAAAATGATGTCTGATTATACATCCGGAACACCGATGCTGTATGATTCCCATTTTAAAACAGCCATTCGAGGTTCAGGCTCCCTTGGACTTGCCCAGGCTGATGCTCAGGTTGTTCCACAGCTCAGAAATGACAGAGGTTTCTTTGAAATCTCCTTTCAGGACAGGAATTACTTCATCACTTATATGAAAGCAAGTATTCTGGATTTGTACTTTATCGACTATCATCCAACCAATCAGCTTCAGCAATCGATTTCACGTAACAATACGCTGTTTGTGCTGGCACTTGTAGCCCTGCTGCTTCTTTCGCTTTTGTACATCTTGGCTCTGCGTAATCAGATTCAACAACCCATTATTCGGTTGCGTAAAGCGATCGACCGGTTTGACCGGGGAGATTTCTCCAGCCGTGTCGACGAAACTCAAATTATGGAATTTAAAATCCTGGGTCGATCGTTCAACCGAATGGCTGAGAATACGCAGACATTAATTGAGCAGGTCCTTATTGGAGAACTTTCCGTCAAAGAGGCCAGACTCAAGCAGTATCAGGCTCAGATCAATCCCCATTTCCTATACAACTGTCTCAACTATATCCAGAGCAAATCGAGTGTAAAGGATTATGAATCGGTCACAGCCATGACCTTGGAGCTGGCTTCCTACTGCCGTTATATTCATCGTATTGAAGATATGGATTCGACGCTGGGTGAAGAGCTTCGTTTTGTGAATCATTACATGTCCATTATTCATATGCGAAAAAAAACGATCACTTTTGATATCGATGTACCCAAAGAGCTTCTCTCGGTCCGTATCCCTCGTATGATTTTGCAGCCACTCGTTGAAAATGGGGTCAAACATGGGATTGAACCCTCCATGGGTTCAGGGAAAATTACGATTCGCGCGGAGCAGGACCATGAGGTCATCCGTATCATCGTTGCAGATAATGGTGTGGGCATGCCGGAAGAGCGACTGTCACTGATCTGCAAACACATGAATGAACTAACCCGCCCAGAGGAACAGATCGGAACAGGAGTTCGAAATGTCAATCAGCGAATCAGACTCACATATGGTAAACGATCGGGCTTTTCCGTTCAATCCAGCTTATATGAAGGTACCCTGTGCATCATTACTATACATAAGGAGGATATTGCAGATGCATCAGATTCTGTTGGTTGA
- a CDS encoding DNA polymerase IV produces the protein MLIDMQSFYASVEKAKMPQYKNKPLAVAGDPARRSGIILAACPLAKAKGVSTAEPLWQSLQKCPELIIVKPHMQEYIEVSTQIMSIIEEFTDLVEPYSIDELFADVTGSMHLFGNDPIDLAKQIQDKIYNETGVYARAGIGENKIISKLCCDMIAKKAEGGIFHLKKEELHLHIGDKLIRDMWGIGSRMEKHLWKMGIRTIKDLANTPLSKLRSKWGVNGEVIWRVANGLDNSPVTVNTHSTQKDIGNGMTLPRDFTEAWEIEVVILDICTEVCRRARKKGLMGSVISVSVSGADFDHPTGFHRQVKLSDPTNITVDVCKIAKRIFHQHWDGQPVRRVGVSLSQLSNADTYQLSFFDDQEQKRAIDQVMDNIKDRYGDIAILRASSITAAGQAIDRASKIGGHYK, from the coding sequence ATGCTCATTGATATGCAGAGTTTTTATGCTTCAGTCGAAAAGGCAAAAATGCCCCAATACAAAAATAAACCACTCGCCGTTGCAGGCGATCCAGCAAGACGTTCTGGCATTATCCTTGCCGCTTGTCCGTTGGCCAAAGCTAAAGGTGTATCTACCGCGGAACCACTCTGGCAGTCTCTTCAGAAATGCCCTGAACTGATCATTGTAAAACCTCACATGCAAGAATACATCGAAGTTTCCACTCAGATCATGTCCATTATTGAGGAATTCACCGATCTGGTCGAGCCATACAGTATAGACGAATTATTTGCTGATGTTACAGGGTCTATGCATCTATTTGGTAATGATCCAATCGATCTGGCCAAACAAATTCAAGACAAAATCTATAATGAAACAGGGGTTTATGCCAGAGCAGGGATTGGTGAAAACAAAATTATCAGTAAATTGTGCTGCGATATGATTGCTAAAAAAGCGGAGGGTGGCATTTTTCACTTAAAGAAAGAGGAGTTGCATCTTCACATTGGAGATAAGCTCATCCGCGATATGTGGGGGATTGGCTCAAGAATGGAAAAACATCTGTGGAAGATGGGTATCCGAACCATTAAAGACCTGGCGAATACGCCTCTTTCCAAATTAAGAAGCAAGTGGGGTGTTAATGGAGAAGTCATCTGGAGAGTCGCCAATGGACTCGACAATTCGCCGGTAACCGTCAACACACACAGCACACAAAAGGATATCGGAAACGGAATGACCCTGCCTAGGGATTTCACAGAAGCATGGGAGATCGAAGTGGTTATTCTCGATATCTGTACAGAAGTGTGCAGAAGAGCCCGTAAAAAAGGGCTGATGGGTAGTGTCATATCTGTGAGTGTATCGGGAGCAGATTTTGATCACCCCACTGGTTTTCACAGGCAAGTTAAACTGTCTGATCCTACAAACATAACCGTTGATGTGTGCAAGATCGCCAAACGCATATTCCATCAACATTGGGATGGGCAACCTGTGCGCCGTGTAGGCGTATCCCTGTCTCAATTATCCAATGCGGATACATATCAACTATCTTTCTTTGATGATCAAGAGCAGAAACGAGCCATTGATCAGGTGATGGACAACATTAAGGATCGATATGGCGACATTGCCATTCTTC
- a CDS encoding extracellular solute-binding protein, which yields MFKTWQKPLRILMAATMLSGVLAACSNESTSENKPSDSNEFYSAPFENGKYVEPVTISTVFPITSSLKFKNGENIENNVHTKWAHDTLGIDIKYLWTVSEQNNAYQTKLRLMLTSGQKMPDIISFRGDSTLISDLIESGQFTDAGELFDKYASDVYKKAMAEDPNVWNPYIRDGKRMAIPILENAYNNDPVMYIREDWLKKLNLKAPTTLAELEAVMDAFVNQDPDGNGKKDTMALSVGFKNDLNTWMSESGWIFGMFGAMPNQWNKAADGSLAYGSIQPEMKPALTKMKEWMEKGYIDKEAGLYDEPKATEAFTAGKSGIIVGPYWMTGWPLPDLQKNVPDAEYKAYPLPAGPDGKMGRHGTPISTGAVLINKDMEHKDAFFVYQNYLFDHWANPDSTTFVHGFAKGYDYDIAPDGTVYKELQSDKIPGGWIDAIRYTLTFDGAIIPNLMMNTLAELAGGKEPTTQYEKNLADRIPEQIKAAKIVIDQKDIIMPEMFTGVPTKTQVSRGDMLSKLEKEVLNKIIYGQAPVDDFDAFVQQYMSSGGKQITEEVNAWYDTIK from the coding sequence ATGTTTAAAACATGGCAAAAACCGCTTCGCATATTGATGGCTGCCACAATGTTATCTGGTGTGCTCGCAGCGTGCAGCAATGAATCGACATCAGAGAACAAGCCTAGCGACAGTAATGAATTTTATTCCGCTCCGTTTGAAAATGGTAAATATGTTGAACCGGTTACCATTTCGACTGTATTTCCGATCACCAGCAGCTTGAAGTTCAAAAATGGGGAAAACATTGAAAATAACGTTCATACGAAGTGGGCTCACGATACACTGGGGATCGATATTAAATACTTATGGACGGTGAGTGAACAAAATAATGCGTACCAGACCAAACTTCGTCTCATGTTAACCTCGGGTCAGAAAATGCCGGATATTATCTCTTTCCGTGGTGACTCTACGCTAATCAGTGATTTGATCGAATCCGGTCAATTTACGGATGCGGGGGAATTATTTGATAAATATGCCTCCGATGTATACAAAAAAGCGATGGCGGAAGATCCAAACGTATGGAACCCTTATATCCGTGATGGCAAGCGAATGGCTATTCCAATTCTGGAGAACGCTTACAATAATGATCCCGTCATGTACATTCGGGAAGATTGGCTCAAGAAGTTAAACTTGAAAGCACCAACCACTTTAGCCGAGTTGGAGGCGGTGATGGATGCCTTCGTCAATCAAGATCCGGATGGCAACGGCAAGAAGGATACGATGGCTCTGTCTGTAGGTTTCAAGAATGATCTGAACACCTGGATGTCGGAATCCGGCTGGATTTTTGGCATGTTTGGAGCGATGCCTAATCAGTGGAACAAAGCCGCAGACGGTTCACTTGCCTACGGCTCCATCCAGCCAGAGATGAAACCCGCACTGACGAAAATGAAAGAATGGATGGAAAAAGGATACATTGATAAGGAAGCGGGACTTTATGATGAGCCCAAAGCAACGGAGGCGTTTACTGCAGGCAAGTCCGGTATAATCGTTGGCCCTTACTGGATGACAGGCTGGCCGCTCCCGGATCTGCAAAAAAACGTGCCTGATGCTGAGTATAAAGCATATCCACTTCCGGCCGGCCCTGACGGGAAGATGGGACGACATGGAACGCCAATAAGTACAGGAGCCGTTCTCATTAATAAGGATATGGAACATAAAGATGCATTCTTTGTATATCAGAACTATTTGTTTGATCACTGGGCTAATCCGGACAGCACAACGTTCGTGCACGGATTTGCTAAAGGTTATGATTATGACATCGCTCCAGACGGAACCGTCTATAAAGAACTGCAAAGCGACAAAATTCCTGGCGGCTGGATTGATGCGATCCGTTATACGTTGACGTTTGACGGCGCGATTATCCCTAACCTGATGATGAATACCCTGGCAGAACTTGCAGGGGGTAAAGAACCAACCACTCAGTATGAGAAAAACCTGGCAGACCGTATCCCTGAACAGATTAAGGCCGCCAAGATTGTCATTGACCAAAAAGATATTATCATGCCTGAGATGTTCACGGGTGTACCCACGAAAACACAAGTTTCCCGAGGCGATATGCTGAGCAAGCTGGAAAAGGAAGTGTTGAATAAAATCATTTATGGCCAAGCACCTGTTGATGATTTTGATGCATTTGTGCAACAGTACATGTCTTCTGGCGGTAAACAGATCACGGAAGAAGTAAACGCATGGTATGACACGATAAAATAA